GATGTATTTGTTAACTGCATAGTTTTTAGCTTAGCTTTTAATTCAAAAAGAAGCACCTTTTTTTCTTTTAATAACGCTTGTAATTCGCTCAAGCTTTTATCTTTAATATCAGTATAGTTCATTTTCGCT
Above is a genomic segment from Aliarcobacter cryaerophilus containing:
- the rpmC gene encoding 50S ribosomal protein L29, with the protein product MNYTDIKDKSLSELQALLKEKKVLLFELKAKLKTMQLTNTSELRVAKKDIAKIQTAITAVKAN